From the Streptomyces pluripotens genome, one window contains:
- a CDS encoding helicase C-terminal domain-containing protein — translation MSPEAPSAPRSLAEALRARDDASLAALLRSRPDLITPVPTDLTQLATRAGTRASVLRALERLDRFALQTAEALAVAPDPASYRTLLGLMAGDAGDETIAEALPLAVGVLREQALVWGDDDRLRLVRTARELLAPSPQHPSPTGLGPSVQEATSGMSPGRIQEIVATAGLPSTHDSVSAVAALTALFTDRKKMAGLLSGAPEGSREVLSRLMWGPPYGQVTPDPATHLRWLLDRGLLLPTTPGTVVLPREVALHLREGRAHRAPEPLPPAVEPAATRDPQVVDATAAGQAYTALATIEELLKEWDEGGPTVLRAGGLSVRDLKRTAVALDVPETVAAFWTELAHAAGLLASDGEADERYAATPAYDDWLERPAAERWARLAEAWLAATRTPGLVGGRDAKDRALSALGPGLDRSSAPEVRHRVLTLLAGLEGGAAPDTESVLARLRWERPLRGATGTASRERGRAPEGDDDADLRTRLARWTLSEAELLGITGRGALSAHGRALLGPPVPHTDSPGPVPSATFSAGSPGPGAPAGSPVPSAARPRLAPAGSPQPSGPGDKLPVRHRRTPVSHASLSSAERSRAAADAVRLLAPLLPEPVDHVLLQADLTAVAPGPLQRPLADALGVLADVESKGGATVYRFTPASVRRALDAGQTAADLHAFLTEHSRTPVPQPLAYLIDDVARKHGHLRVGAASAYVRCDDDTLLNEILADRRAAALRLRRLAPTVLAAPCDPATLLEGLRAMGYAPAAESAEGDVLVTRAHAHRTPPRTAPEPVPDGPPPPDATLLTAAIRAIRAGDLAATAPRKSTGTAPTGGELPRTSSAETLATMQAAVLTHESLWIGYVNAEGAASQRVIAPVRVEGGFVTAYDHTADEVRTYPLHRITGVAELADE, via the coding sequence ATGAGCCCCGAGGCCCCATCCGCCCCCCGCTCCCTCGCGGAAGCGCTCCGTGCCAGGGATGACGCCTCCCTGGCCGCGCTGCTGCGCAGCCGCCCGGATCTCATCACCCCCGTACCGACCGATCTCACCCAACTGGCCACCCGGGCCGGCACCCGCGCCTCGGTGCTGCGCGCGCTGGAGCGGCTGGACCGGTTCGCGCTGCAGACCGCGGAGGCCCTGGCCGTGGCCCCGGACCCGGCCTCCTACCGGACGTTGCTCGGTCTGATGGCCGGGGACGCCGGTGACGAGACCATCGCCGAAGCACTGCCGCTCGCCGTGGGTGTCCTGCGCGAGCAGGCACTGGTGTGGGGCGACGACGATCGGCTGCGGCTCGTCCGCACGGCCCGCGAACTGCTCGCGCCGTCACCGCAGCATCCCTCCCCGACCGGTCTCGGGCCCAGCGTGCAGGAGGCCACCTCGGGTATGTCTCCGGGCCGTATCCAGGAGATCGTGGCAACCGCCGGGCTGCCCTCGACTCACGACTCGGTGTCTGCCGTGGCCGCACTGACCGCGCTGTTCACCGACCGGAAGAAGATGGCCGGGCTACTCTCCGGGGCCCCGGAGGGCTCCCGCGAAGTGCTGTCCCGACTGATGTGGGGGCCGCCGTACGGACAGGTCACCCCGGACCCGGCCACGCATCTGCGCTGGCTGCTCGACCGGGGCCTCCTCCTGCCGACCACGCCCGGCACGGTCGTCCTGCCCCGGGAGGTCGCCCTGCACCTGCGCGAGGGCCGCGCCCACCGCGCGCCCGAGCCGCTGCCGCCCGCGGTGGAACCGGCGGCCACCCGTGATCCACAGGTGGTGGACGCGACCGCGGCCGGACAGGCGTACACCGCCCTGGCCACCATCGAGGAACTGCTGAAGGAATGGGACGAGGGCGGCCCGACCGTACTGCGGGCTGGCGGGCTCAGCGTCCGCGATCTGAAACGGACCGCCGTCGCCCTGGACGTACCCGAAACGGTCGCCGCCTTCTGGACCGAGCTGGCCCATGCAGCCGGTCTGCTCGCCTCCGACGGCGAGGCCGACGAGCGGTACGCGGCCACTCCCGCCTACGACGACTGGCTGGAACGGCCCGCCGCCGAGCGCTGGGCCCGGCTCGCGGAGGCCTGGCTGGCGGCCACCCGCACACCAGGATTGGTCGGTGGGCGGGACGCGAAGGACCGCGCGCTCTCCGCTCTCGGCCCGGGCCTCGACCGCTCCTCCGCGCCCGAGGTGCGGCACCGGGTGCTGACCCTGCTGGCCGGGCTGGAAGGTGGTGCCGCCCCGGACACCGAGTCCGTACTGGCCCGACTGCGCTGGGAACGACCGCTGCGCGGGGCGACGGGTACCGCCTCGCGCGAGCGGGGCCGGGCACCGGAGGGCGACGATGACGCCGACCTGCGCACCAGACTCGCCCGCTGGACGCTGTCGGAGGCGGAGCTGCTGGGGATCACCGGCCGGGGCGCGCTGTCCGCGCACGGCCGAGCCCTACTGGGCCCACCGGTCCCCCACACCGACTCCCCCGGGCCCGTCCCGTCAGCCACCTTTTCGGCCGGCTCCCCCGGGCCCGGCGCACCCGCCGGCTCCCCGGTCCCGTCCGCGGCGCGCCCCCGCCTCGCCCCGGCCGGCTCCCCGCAGCCCTCCGGCCCCGGTGACAAACTCCCGGTACGTCATCGCCGGACGCCCGTGTCCCACGCTTCCCTCTCCTCCGCCGAGCGGTCCCGGGCCGCGGCCGACGCGGTGCGGCTGCTCGCGCCGCTCCTTCCCGAGCCCGTGGACCACGTGCTGCTCCAGGCCGACCTGACCGCGGTGGCCCCGGGCCCGCTGCAGCGCCCGCTCGCCGACGCACTGGGGGTGCTCGCGGACGTAGAGTCCAAAGGGGGCGCGACCGTGTACCGCTTCACCCCGGCCTCGGTCCGTCGGGCCCTGGACGCCGGCCAGACCGCCGCCGACCTGCACGCCTTCCTCACCGAGCACTCCCGCACCCCGGTCCCCCAGCCGCTCGCCTACCTGATCGACGACGTGGCCCGCAAACACGGTCACTTGCGGGTGGGCGCAGCCTCGGCATACGTGCGCTGCGACGACGACACCCTGCTGAACGAGATCCTCGCCGATCGGCGCGCCGCCGCGCTGCGCCTGCGCCGGCTGGCCCCGACCGTGCTGGCCGCCCCGTGCGACCCGGCCACGCTGCTGGAGGGCCTGCGCGCGATGGGCTACGCACCGGCCGCCGAGTCCGCCGAGGGCGATGTCCTCGTCACCCGGGCACACGCCCACCGCACTCCACCACGCACCGCGCCCGAGCCGGTGCCGGACGGGCCGCCACCGCCCGACGCCACGCTCCTGACGGCCGCGATCCGTGCCATCCGGGCCGGTGACCTGGCCGCCACCGCCCCGCGCAAGAGCACCGGGACGGCGCCGACGGGCGGCGAGCTGCCCCGCACTTCCTCCGCCGAGACCCTGGCGACCATGCAGGCCGCGGTCCTCACCCATGAGTCCCTGTGGATCGGCTACGTCAACGCCGAGGGTGCCGCCAGCCAACGCGTCATCGCCCCCGTCCGGGTGGAGGGCGGCTTCGTGACGGCGTACGACCACACGGCAGACGAGGTACGGACCTATCCGCTGCACCGGATCACGGGAGTGGCGGAACTCGCGGACGAATGA
- a CDS encoding futalosine hydrolase translates to MVLQAEEGLIATSARILVATAVPAERDAVARAFPGSAAEAEQVRLPGVCLTRAARGWDLLDAGVGPALAAASASAALTAARVTGTPYDLVVSTGIGGGFQPEAPIGSLVVADGITAADLGAETADGFLPVTELGFGTVTHIPPGSLVRAAARAIGAPAGTVLTVSTATGTAARAAELRARHPRALAEAMEGFGVAEAATAHGTPVLEIRAVSNPVGPRDRGAWRIGDALTALTEAFGKLAPVLESWTQHDDR, encoded by the coding sequence GTGGTCCTTCAAGCTGAAGAAGGCCTGATCGCGACGTCCGCACGGATTCTCGTAGCCACCGCCGTCCCCGCCGAACGGGACGCGGTGGCACGTGCGTTCCCGGGCTCGGCCGCCGAGGCGGAGCAGGTCCGGCTGCCGGGCGTGTGCCTGACCCGTGCGGCCAGGGGCTGGGATCTGCTCGACGCCGGTGTCGGCCCGGCCCTCGCCGCCGCTTCCGCCTCCGCCGCCCTCACCGCGGCCCGCGTCACCGGCACCCCCTACGACCTGGTCGTCTCGACCGGTATCGGCGGCGGTTTCCAACCCGAGGCACCCATCGGCTCACTCGTCGTCGCCGACGGGATCACCGCGGCCGATCTGGGCGCCGAGACCGCCGACGGCTTCCTCCCGGTGACCGAACTGGGTTTCGGCACGGTCACCCACATCCCGCCGGGATCGCTCGTGCGGGCCGCGGCCCGGGCGATCGGCGCCCCGGCCGGCACGGTCCTAACCGTGTCCACCGCCACCGGCACCGCCGCGCGCGCCGCCGAACTGCGCGCCCGGCACCCCCGCGCGCTCGCCGAGGCCATGGAGGGTTTCGGGGTGGCGGAAGCGGCGACCGCGCACGGAACGCCCGTGCTGGAGATCCGTGCGGTCTCCAATCCGGTCGGTCCGCGCGACCGCGGCGCCTGGCGCATCGGCGACGCCCTCACCGCCCTCACCGAGGCGTTCGGGAAGCTCGCACCCGTACTGGAGAGTTGGACACAGCATGACGACCGGTGA
- a CDS encoding DUF3027 domain-containing protein: MSAATTRSRTPDRLCAEAVDLARTAAEEAAAPGVVGEHTGLLSEGDRVVTHFFECKELGYRGWRWAATVARASRAKVVTLDEVVLLPGPDALLAPEWVPWSERLRPGDLGPGDLLPTDQEDLRLEPGYTAEDEPAPRSVMSHEMAELAEAEDADVTPGAPAVQPTTPVRGSIAAVAEELGMRRARVLSRYGLHVAADRWEESFGAKTPMAQAAPATCVTCGFLTPIGGSLGQAFGVCANEFSPADGRVVSLSYGCGGHSEAAVMPKPPQPAPPVVDETKVEPFPLHPARDAGSVPAATDEATAELGHS; this comes from the coding sequence GTGAGCGCAGCGACAACGCGAAGCCGCACCCCCGACCGTCTGTGCGCCGAGGCCGTCGACCTCGCCCGCACCGCCGCCGAGGAGGCCGCCGCGCCCGGCGTGGTCGGCGAGCACACGGGCCTGCTGTCGGAGGGTGACCGCGTCGTCACCCACTTCTTCGAGTGCAAGGAACTGGGCTACCGCGGCTGGCGCTGGGCGGCGACGGTGGCCCGTGCCTCCCGCGCCAAGGTCGTCACCCTCGACGAGGTGGTCCTCCTCCCCGGTCCCGACGCCCTCCTCGCCCCCGAGTGGGTCCCGTGGAGCGAGCGGCTGCGTCCGGGCGACCTCGGTCCCGGAGACCTGCTCCCCACCGATCAGGAGGACCTACGGCTGGAACCCGGCTACACGGCCGAGGACGAGCCGGCGCCCCGCTCGGTGATGTCGCACGAGATGGCGGAACTGGCGGAGGCGGAGGACGCCGACGTCACCCCCGGCGCCCCTGCGGTCCAGCCGACGACCCCCGTCCGTGGCTCGATCGCCGCGGTGGCGGAGGAGCTCGGCATGCGCCGCGCCCGGGTCCTGTCCCGTTACGGCCTGCATGTCGCGGCCGACCGCTGGGAAGAGTCCTTCGGCGCCAAGACCCCCATGGCCCAGGCGGCCCCGGCCACCTGTGTGACCTGTGGTTTCCTCACCCCGATCGGTGGCTCCCTGGGCCAGGCCTTCGGCGTCTGCGCCAACGAGTTCTCCCCGGCGGACGGCCGTGTGGTCTCGCTCTCCTACGGCTGCGGCGGCCACTCGGAGGCGGCGGTCATGCCGAAGCCGCCCCAGCCGGCCCCGCCGGTCGTCGACGAGACGAAGGTCGAACCGTTTCCGCTGCACCCCGCGCGCGACGCGGGCTCGGTCCCGGCGGCGACCGACGAGGCGACGGCGGAACTGGGCCACTCCTAG
- a CDS encoding Uma2 family endonuclease — protein MTMAPDDARREASHLYRAMRDFVQSMDDTLPGKFEITKEGIVHDMMSPVRPHELTVLRLRKRLENIMPEEIVAHTGEPDVEDEPEGILRRPDIMVIAEANREGDGAFDPRTLLAAVEVVSRSNPDNDWVGKIRDYPLLGVPVYAVFDPRTGTGAVFTDVHPTPAGPRYAPRKDFVYGEDVTIGDWTVPTQNLPLHGD, from the coding sequence ATGACCATGGCGCCGGACGACGCGCGACGGGAGGCCTCGCACCTGTACCGGGCCATGCGGGACTTCGTCCAGTCGATGGACGACACCCTCCCCGGCAAGTTCGAGATCACCAAGGAAGGGATCGTCCACGACATGATGTCGCCCGTCAGACCGCACGAACTCACCGTGCTACGTCTGAGGAAACGCCTGGAGAACATCATGCCGGAGGAGATCGTGGCCCACACCGGTGAACCGGATGTGGAGGACGAGCCGGAGGGCATCCTGCGACGTCCGGACATCATGGTGATCGCCGAAGCGAACAGGGAAGGCGACGGGGCCTTCGACCCCCGCACCCTCCTCGCCGCGGTCGAGGTCGTCTCCCGCTCCAACCCCGACAACGACTGGGTCGGCAAGATCCGGGACTATCCGCTCCTCGGCGTTCCCGTCTACGCGGTCTTCGACCCCCGTACCGGGACCGGTGCCGTCTTCACCGACGTCCACCCCACCCCCGCCGGGCCGCGCTACGCGCCCCGCAAGGACTTCGTGTACGGCGAGGACGTCACCATCGGCGACTGGACCGTCCCGACGCAGAACCTGCCGCTGCACGGCGACTGA
- a CDS encoding DNA-binding protein: protein MDTQNPSASKHLQSRVAANKHPNRGRGSAGLVHDNTRHTRNFTVIGNHLAQHPELSGLAIGIGVYIQSLPAGARVDIKTLAGRFPEGAIRVARALRELEAHGYLRRERRRLTDGRIVTRTVSCNRPGHQEASYEPGPPPPGHRSPEDPKTPKDPKTLENPETLETPENPKKAKRPSKPNKPNKPEKPEKPEKVPRKPLPPVPRPACSSPELIRLATDLLADLRRHDPRLLLSETDTAHLAPGVAAWLERDMPPAAVRRALTTGLPAEPLCRPAALLAHRLATRLPPVPPFRAPEPPPPVRHPLQNCDGCDHAFRSPTPGLCPGCRSDLPEAA, encoded by the coding sequence ATGGATACCCAGAACCCTAGCGCGTCCAAGCACCTCCAGTCCCGCGTTGCCGCCAACAAACACCCGAACCGGGGGCGCGGTTCCGCCGGGCTGGTCCACGACAACACCCGCCACACCCGCAACTTCACGGTGATCGGCAACCACTTGGCCCAACACCCGGAGCTGTCGGGACTCGCCATCGGCATCGGCGTGTACATCCAGTCGCTCCCGGCGGGGGCCCGCGTAGACATCAAGACGCTCGCCGGGCGCTTCCCCGAGGGAGCGATTCGGGTGGCCAGGGCGCTGCGGGAGCTGGAGGCGCACGGCTACCTGCGCCGTGAGCGCCGACGTCTGACGGACGGCCGTATCGTCACCCGCACGGTCTCCTGCAACCGACCGGGGCACCAGGAAGCGTCCTACGAGCCCGGGCCGCCACCGCCCGGCCACAGGAGCCCGGAGGACCCGAAGACCCCGAAAGACCCGAAGACCCTGGAGAACCCGGAAACCCTGGAGACCCCCGAGAACCCGAAGAAGGCCAAGAGGCCAAGCAAGCCAAACAAGCCAAACAAGCCGGAGAAGCCGGAGAAGCCGGAGAAGGTGCCCCGCAAGCCGCTCCCCCCGGTACCGCGCCCGGCCTGTTCCTCCCCCGAGCTCATCCGACTCGCCACGGACCTGCTGGCGGACCTGCGCCGCCACGACCCCCGTCTGCTGCTGAGCGAGACCGACACGGCCCACCTGGCCCCTGGAGTCGCCGCCTGGCTGGAACGGGACATGCCACCGGCAGCCGTACGCCGCGCCCTGACCACGGGTCTGCCGGCCGAGCCGCTGTGCCGCCCGGCGGCCCTGCTGGCCCACCGGCTGGCGACCCGCCTGCCTCCCGTGCCGCCGTTCCGGGCACCGGAACCCCCGCCACCGGTCCGGCACCCACTCCAGAACTGCGACGGCTGCGACCACGCGTTCCGCTCCCCGACCCCAGGGCTCTGCCCCGGCTGCCGCTCCGATCTCCCGGAGGCCGCCTAG
- a CDS encoding HAD family hydrolase, giving the protein MSVMTPPALTVGFDLDMTLIDSRPGIRACYVALSERTGTYIDADLAVTRLGPPLAEELINWFSAEQVPAMADLYREMYPSIAIAATPAMAGAGEALAAVRAAGGRTLVVTAKHEPNARLHLAHLGIEPDVVVGDLWAERKAEALREHGAAVYVGDHTGDVRGARTAGALSVAVATGPCPAGELRAAGADVVLADLAAFPRWLAGYREALGVAPRA; this is encoded by the coding sequence ATGTCCGTCATGACGCCGCCTGCCCTCACCGTCGGGTTCGACCTCGACATGACCCTGATCGACTCCCGGCCGGGCATCCGTGCCTGCTACGTGGCGCTGTCGGAGCGGACGGGGACGTACATCGACGCGGATCTGGCGGTGACCCGGCTCGGCCCGCCGCTCGCCGAGGAACTGATCAACTGGTTCTCGGCTGAGCAGGTGCCCGCGATGGCCGACCTGTACCGGGAGATGTACCCGTCGATCGCCATCGCCGCGACCCCGGCCATGGCGGGCGCCGGGGAGGCGCTGGCCGCGGTGCGGGCGGCCGGCGGGCGGACGCTGGTGGTGACCGCGAAGCACGAGCCGAACGCCCGGCTCCACCTGGCGCACCTGGGCATCGAGCCAGACGTGGTCGTCGGCGACCTGTGGGCCGAGCGCAAGGCGGAGGCCCTGCGCGAGCACGGCGCGGCCGTGTACGTCGGGGACCACACCGGGGACGTACGCGGGGCCCGTACCGCAGGGGCGCTGTCGGTGGCCGTGGCGACCGGCCCCTGCCCCGCCGGCGAACTGCGCGCGGCCGGGGCGGACGTGGTCCTCGCGGACCTCGCCGCGTTTCCTCGGTGGCTGGCCGGTTACCGCGAAGCGCTCGGGGTGGCGCCCCGCGCCTGA
- a CDS encoding cold-shock protein: protein MPTGKVKWFNSEKGFGFLSRDDGGDVFVHSSVLPDGVDALKPGQRVEFGVVAGQRGDQALSVTVLDPAPSVAAAQRKKPDELASIVQDLTTLLENVAQSLERGRYPEKMHGRKIAGMLRAVADQLDV, encoded by the coding sequence GTGCCTACCGGCAAAGTCAAGTGGTTCAACAGCGAGAAGGGCTTCGGCTTTCTCTCCCGCGACGACGGCGGCGACGTCTTCGTCCATTCCTCGGTTCTCCCCGACGGAGTCGATGCGCTTAAGCCCGGACAGCGGGTGGAGTTCGGTGTCGTCGCCGGTCAGCGCGGCGACCAGGCGCTGTCAGTGACCGTGCTCGACCCAGCGCCCTCGGTCGCCGCCGCCCAGCGCAAGAAGCCGGACGAACTCGCTTCGATCGTGCAGGATCTGACGACCCTTCTCGAAAACGTCGCCCAGTCGCTGGAGCGGGGCCGCTACCCCGAAAAGATGCACGGCCGGAAGATCGCCGGAATGCTGCGGGCGGTCGCCGACCAACTGGACGTCTGA
- a CDS encoding MFS transporter translates to MGGAVRAVGRALRFPVTGTVRGIRKATHAHGAGESGLSKLIELHAVNGAGDVMITVALASTVFFSVPTDEARGRVALYLAITMAPFTVLAPVIGPLLDRLPHGRRAAMAGAMLARALLALVISGAVAQGSLELYPAALGVLVASKAYGVVRSAVVPRLLPPRFALVKANSRVTLAGLLATGVAAPVAAGLHVLGDPWPLYGAFVIFIAGTFLSFSLPPKVDSAKGEGVALLAADAQHLHGPQRRQAKRPGLRTVGPAVTHALGANAALRCLSGFLIFFLAFLMREHPLTGQSAAVSLGIVGVAAGTGNALGTAVGAWLKSRAPEIIIVSVVALVLGTAIIAALFFGALLVACLAAVAGFAQALAKLSLDALIQRDVPEQVRTSAFARSETLLQMAWVFGGAVGIVMPLNGTAGLAVAATIVAAGWLTTLRGLLASARHGGRAHARVA, encoded by the coding sequence ATGGGTGGTGCCGTCCGCGCGGTGGGCCGTGCCCTGCGGTTTCCGGTCACCGGGACCGTGCGGGGCATCCGCAAGGCCACGCACGCGCATGGCGCGGGCGAGTCGGGGCTGAGCAAGCTGATCGAACTGCACGCGGTGAACGGCGCCGGGGACGTCATGATCACCGTGGCGCTCGCGTCCACCGTGTTCTTCTCCGTGCCGACCGACGAGGCGCGGGGGCGGGTCGCGCTGTATCTCGCCATCACCATGGCGCCGTTCACCGTCCTCGCCCCGGTCATCGGGCCGCTCCTGGACCGGCTGCCGCACGGCCGGCGCGCCGCGATGGCCGGCGCCATGCTCGCCCGGGCGCTGCTGGCGCTGGTCATCTCCGGCGCGGTGGCCCAGGGAAGTCTGGAGTTGTACCCGGCCGCCCTCGGAGTGTTGGTGGCCTCCAAGGCGTACGGGGTGGTCAGAAGCGCCGTCGTACCGCGGTTGCTGCCGCCCCGGTTCGCCCTCGTGAAGGCCAATTCACGGGTCACCCTCGCCGGGCTGTTGGCGACCGGCGTCGCCGCGCCGGTGGCGGCGGGGCTGCACGTCCTCGGGGACCCCTGGCCGCTCTACGGCGCCTTCGTGATCTTCATTGCGGGCACGTTCCTGTCGTTCTCCCTGCCACCCAAGGTGGACTCGGCCAAGGGCGAGGGCGTGGCGCTGCTCGCGGCCGACGCACAGCATCTGCACGGACCGCAGCGCAGGCAGGCCAAACGGCCGGGGCTGCGGACCGTGGGCCCCGCCGTCACGCACGCCCTCGGCGCCAATGCGGCCCTGCGCTGCCTGTCCGGCTTCCTGATCTTCTTCCTCGCCTTCCTGATGCGCGAACACCCGCTGACCGGACAGAGCGCGGCGGTCTCGCTGGGCATAGTCGGGGTCGCGGCCGGTACGGGCAACGCCCTGGGAACGGCCGTCGGAGCATGGCTGAAATCACGCGCTCCGGAGATCATCATCGTGAGCGTCGTCGCACTGGTGTTGGGTACGGCGATCATCGCGGCCCTGTTCTTCGGTGCGCTTCTGGTGGCCTGTCTCGCCGCGGTCGCCGGGTTCGCACAGGCACTGGCCAAGCTGTCACTGGACGCGCTGATCCAGCGGGACGTGCCGGAACAGGTGCGCACCTCGGCCTTCGCCCGCTCGGAGACGCTGCTGCAGATGGCGTGGGTGTTCGGGGGTGCGGTCGGCATCGTGATGCCCCTCAACGGCACGGCCGGCCTGGCGGTCGCCGCCACGATCGTGGCGGCGGGCTGGCTGACCACCCTGCGCGGGCTGCTCGCCTCGGCCCGGCACGGCGGCCGGGCGCACGCGCGGGTGGCGTAG
- a CDS encoding 1,4-dihydroxy-6-naphthoate synthase produces MTTGEQQPLQIAYSPCPNDTFVFDALAHGRVPDAPALDVTFADIDITNGMAERGEFDVLKVSYAVLPYVLGEYALVPCGGALGRGCGPLLLTREPGTDLAGRTVAVPSEKSTAYLLFRLWAADTLTGGGVGEIVVMPFHEIMPAVRDGKVDAGLVIHEARFTYQNYGLHKLADMGEHWERTTALPIPLGAIIAKRSLGADTLSRLAESIRASVRAAWDDPEASRPYVMAHAQEMDPVVADQHIGLYVNEFTAGLGEKGYAAVRGLLTRAAAEGLVPPLGPDALAFP; encoded by the coding sequence ATGACGACCGGTGAACAGCAGCCCCTGCAGATCGCGTACTCGCCCTGTCCGAACGACACCTTCGTCTTCGACGCCCTCGCCCACGGCCGCGTCCCCGACGCGCCCGCGCTGGACGTGACCTTCGCCGACATCGACATCACCAACGGCATGGCCGAGCGCGGCGAGTTCGACGTACTGAAGGTGTCGTACGCCGTCCTGCCGTACGTCCTCGGTGAGTACGCCCTGGTGCCGTGCGGGGGCGCCCTGGGGCGGGGCTGCGGGCCACTCCTGCTCACGCGGGAGCCGGGCACGGATCTGGCGGGACGTACGGTCGCCGTGCCGAGCGAGAAGTCGACCGCCTACCTGCTGTTCCGGTTGTGGGCGGCGGACACCCTGACCGGTGGCGGGGTCGGCGAGATCGTCGTCATGCCCTTCCACGAGATCATGCCGGCCGTGCGGGACGGCAAGGTGGACGCCGGTCTGGTCATCCACGAGGCCCGGTTCACCTACCAGAACTACGGGCTACACAAGCTCGCCGACATGGGCGAACACTGGGAGCGGACCACCGCGCTGCCGATCCCGCTGGGCGCGATCATCGCCAAACGGTCGCTGGGCGCCGACACCCTGAGCAGGCTCGCCGAGTCCATCCGCGCCTCTGTGCGGGCCGCCTGGGACGACCCGGAAGCCTCGCGGCCCTACGTCATGGCACACGCCCAGGAGATGGACCCGGTCGTCGCCGACCAGCACATCGGGCTGTACGTCAACGAGTTCACCGCCGGCCTCGGTGAGAAGGGCTACGCGGCGGTCCGCGGCCTACTCACCCGCGCGGCGGCCGAGGGACTCGTACCGCCCCTCGGCCCGGACGCGCTCGCGTTCCCGTAG